The sequence below is a genomic window from Dethiosulfovibrio peptidovorans.
AGCTCTCATGGTTCAGCAGGGGTTATGCAGGTTACGTGGAAAATTCACGAAAAAACGCTTTTACCCTACGGGTTCAATAGCCCTGATGAGCTTCACGATCCGGTCCTAGGTATCAAAGCAGGAAGCATTATATTATCTCGATATATAGAAAAGAACAAAGATTTAAAGACGGCTCTAGGACACTATTATGGGGGACCTCCAGAAGCGTATTGGAGTCGTATAGCTAAGAACCTCAAACGATACCGTCGATACGATCAATCCGTCCGTTAAGTTTTATTTCCCCAAAAAGTTCGTATAATGGACTCTTCTGGATATGAAGTGAAAAGACTTGTGAACACAAAAACCACAAGCGTTCCAGCCAGTGTCGGTATGATAACGTGCATCCCTATTCAGACTCAAGGGGAAGAGACCTAAAAAGAATCTTCACCATAGCCCAAGCTAAGAAACAAAACACGAAAGGTCCTAAGACAGCACTGAAAAAAAACATCCAGGAAGACCAAAGACCGTCGATTCTCCTACCACTCCATCACTGTAGGCAACCCCGTACCACCACAGAAAATACATACCGGTCAAGATGATCGAACAGAGAGCCTCAGATTGGGCTATCTGAAACCTCTGATCTTCTTTCCATCTTTCCTCTTGTATTGCCATAGGCATATCAATCTCCTTTTCGATTATCGTCACCATCGGGAAATCTCAGTGCATAGACAGCCATGAGGCAAGCCAGAGATTGGGCTACATCTCGACGATCTATTTTTTTCGACGTAGAATTAAAATAGGTTTTAATGGACTCCTGGGATGGATAAATCATCTTAAATGAAGGAGATTGGGACGGTTGAACAGTTCTGACAAAACTCCCAAGATCCACCCGAAGCCTGGTCACGTTCAGTCCCCACCGACGACGAATCTCCGAAGTCACTGTTCCTCCTTTCATGTTTATCACCTTTGCGACTCCAGGAGTTTGACAGGTCACCACGAGAACTCCGTCCTCCAGAGAAGCCGGATAACTTTTATTTCCTAAAGAGACTCCTACCACCGAAGGCCATAGATGACAGACCTCCGACATGGTCATCGCGATGCCCACCGATGGAGAGAGGGTACGGACAATAAGGGTATCTATTTTTTCGGGTCCCCTTCCTGTTTGTCTCATGAATGTCGTTTCCTAGCGCTTAGAGCTGTGGACAGAAGCTCTAAATCGGTGGGGGTCACGCCGGATATCCGACCTGCTTGCCCCAAAGTCATGGGACGAATCTGTTCTAATTTTTCCAAACTTTCGGTGAGAAGCCCACTTATAGAACGATAATCAAAATCATCAGGGATAGTCAAGTTTTCCATCCTCTCCAATTTATGTACAGAACGAAGTTGACGATCTATATAACCTGCATATTTGATCTGAACCTCCACCCTATGAGTCAAATCCCTATCGATCTCAACTTCGGATGGTAAATAATTAACGATCATATCGTAGGTAACTTTTGGGCGTCTTAAAAGATCGTCTCCGCTGACAGTTCGATCTAACGGAGATTCACCCAGAGCTATCAGATCATCGTTCAGGCGTTTACTGGGATATATCCTGCTCTTTTCTAAGCGGTTAGTTTCTCTGTTTATAATTTCCCATCTTTTTTCCAAAACAGCCCATCGCTGATCGTCCAAAAGACCAAGACGACGACCCAAACAGGCCAGACGTTGATCAGCATTATCATGTCGAAGCAACAGTCGATATTCACACCGACTGGTCAACATCCGATAAGGCTCCCTGGTACCCTTAGTCACAAGATCATCCACTAAGACCCCCATATAGGCTTCATGACGTCCTAAAACCAGAGGCTCATCACCTCTAAGACAAAGAACAGCGTTGATCCCAGCAAGAAGTCCTTGAGATGCAGCCTCCTCGTACCCTGATGTTCCGTTGATCTGTCCAGCAAAAAACAACCTCTGTATATTTTTAGTTTCCAACCAGGGAGTAAGGCTTGTTGGATTAATGTAATCGTATTCGATGGCATATCCTGGACGGAGTATTTTTGCAGCAGAACATCCCGGAAGGGTTCTGGTCATAGCGAGCTGAATATCATAGGGCAGGCTCGTTGAAAAATTTTGAACGTATATTTCCCGACTCCCTTTAGCTACGGGCTCAAAAAAAAGAATATGACTATTTTTTTCAGGA
It includes:
- a CDS encoding tRNA uridine-5-carboxymethylaminomethyl(34) synthesis enzyme MnmG — its product is PEKNSHILFFEPVAKGSREIYVQNFSTSLPYDIQLAMTRTLPGCSAAKILRPGYAIEYDYINPTSLTPWLETKNIQRLFFAGQINGTSGYEEAASQGLLAGINAVLCLRGDEPLVLGRHEAYMGVLVDDLVTKGTREPYRMLTSRCEYRLLLRHDNADQRLACLGRRLGLLDDQRWAVLEKRWEIINRETNRLEKSRIYPSKRLNDDLIALGESPLDRTVSGDDLLRRPKVTYDMIVNYLPSEVEIDRDLTHRVEVQIKYAGYIDRQLRSVHKLERMENLTIPDDFDYRSISGLLTESLEKLEQIRPMTLGQAGRISGVTPTDLELLSTALSARKRHS